CTGCCGCCGATCAAATAGTAATGACCCGTAAGACGATCGGTCAGATAAATCAGAATACCGACCAGCAGCATGCCGGACATGTGCCGTGTGTAAGGATTTTGCAGTAGTTGCCGACTATAGGCGTCAACACCATCCATCAGCCGGATAAAACCGATACTCATCAGCGCCATGAAGCTGCCCAGCACGGCGAAGGTCGGCAACATGAGGCTGCCATTCCAATGGCTGATGTCGGCGTGGGCAAAGAGATGACCGTTCCCGAACACCTCCTGTGTCACCCAACTGGCAGAGGCTGTTGCCACGAGTGTGGATAGAACGGTCCAGGGCCGCCAGTCGGGCACGATCACTTCCATAGCCAGAAACCATCCACCCAGAGGTGCATTGAAGACGGCAGCGATACCGGCACCGACACCACAACCCAACAAATGGATGCGCCGGTGATCCGGCACCCGAAAAAGATGCCCTACCATGGCACCGATAGCGGCACCGAACTGCATGGCCGGGCCCTCGCGGCCAGCAGAACCGCCCGTGCCAATGGTGATGGCTGTCGCCACCGGCCGCATGATCGCAATCACCGGCCGCATCTGGCCCCGATCGGCATGCACCGCACGTAGTACCTGGCTGACACCGGCACCCTGTGCTTCCGGTGCGAAGTTGCGCACCAGCACCGTTACCAGCAGGGCGCCGACCACCGGCACAAGAATAATCCATGCGCCCCACGGGGAGACGGGAGTATGTTCCCGTGCGTTTTGCACGATACCGTAACTGCCTAAAATCGCTGCATTATGAATGCCCGCAATTAAATAATGGAAAAGTACGGCACCCAGCCCGGCCAATAAACCCACTCCGGCGCCCAGCAAAATCAAACCAGGACCTTCGTGATGCGGCCCAAAACTGCGATGAAACCATGCGGAAGGTTTCAATCAACACGCTCCATCATTGCGCCGCATGAGGGCGTAGCAAGCGCATGGGCAGGGAGGTGTAGGCCAGCACATCCTCAATCGTCACAATAGCGATAACATCTTCGTGATGTAGCGGGGGATCGATCCGGCAGAGTAGCGCACATTCCTGATGGGTGGCACGGAATCTGGCGACCAAGTCATATATTTGGCAATCCACAGGAACACTAAACCAATCCTCGCTGGCAAAATTCTCTATGGGGGTGGAGGTTTGTCGGTGTCGCAGCAGCTCACGCACGCGCGGGGCGGTCAGTACCGCACGGGGTTGTGTCCCTTCGAGGACCAGGATATGTGGTATTTCACGGCCGCGATGGAGCAGTACCGCGATATCTGCCAGCGTTCGGTTACCTTTTACCCGGATCAGCGGAGTCTCCATAAACTCTCCGGCCGGACGCATCAGGTAGAGGTTGCTGTGCCGCGCCTCAGGGATAAAATGACCGCGGCGGATCAGTTTGCGCGTGTAAATCGTCTCCCTGGTGATCAATCGACGGACTCCAAAGGCCAGAGAGGCAACGATAATCAAGGGGATGATAATGTGGTAGTCGCTGGTCATTTCAAAAATCATCACGGCACCAGTGACGGCGGCACCGGTAGATGCGGCGACCATCCCGGCCATCCCCAAGGCGGCCGCGATGGTCATGCTGATCCCGATTCCCGGCAGTAAATGATTGGCGATGACGGCATATAGCCCGCCCAGGACTGCCCCGACATACAGTGAGGGAGAGAATACACCACCCGACCCTCCGGAACCCAGTGTAACGGAAAAAGTCAGGATCTTCAGTAAAAGCAGGAGCAGGAGAAAACCGGGCTGTGTAATGACGCCGTCGAGAATATCCTGAACCGTCGCATAACCCACGCCTTCAACGTAGTAATGACCGGTAAAGGTGATCATGAAATAAATGACCAGGCCTACGCCCAGCATGCCCGCGGC
This sequence is a window from Acidithiobacillus ferridurans. Protein-coding genes within it:
- a CDS encoding chloride channel protein translates to MKPSAWFHRSFGPHHEGPGLILLGAGVGLLAGLGAVLFHYLIAGIHNAAILGSYGIVQNAREHTPVSPWGAWIILVPVVGALLVTVLVRNFAPEAQGAGVSQVLRAVHADRGQMRPVIAIMRPVATAITIGTGGSAGREGPAMQFGAAIGAMVGHLFRVPDHRRIHLLGCGVGAGIAAVFNAPLGGWFLAMEVIVPDWRPWTVLSTLVATASASWVTQEVFGNGHLFAHADISHWNGSLMLPTFAVLGSFMALMSIGFIRLMDGVDAYSRQLLQNPYTRHMSGMLLVGILIYLTDRLTGHYYLIGGSYAGISDVLVQQIQWPLLLLILLVLKAVATSLTIGTGGSGGIFSPSLFMGAALGSCLGMLLEPVIGVPHLAALFALCGMAGMVAATTGALLSAPVMVVELTGNYHVLLPAMVTALTAFAVRRVFLQDSIYTLPLHREGLPVPENHYIVEEKMDDK
- a CDS encoding chloride channel protein, with the translated sequence MVNDASLPANMDTLVMERNVQGWQGVFRTNPAFHLVLAFFVGIVAGLGAVAFRRLIGLMHNAFFFGQISSSFDDLQHSAASFWGLGVVLVPVLGGLVVVWLVRTFAPEAKGHGVPEVMDAIYYGSGVIRPVVVLVKALASSISIGSGGSVGREGPIIQIGAAFGSSLAQWLRLQEWQRLGLIAAGAGAGIAATFNTPVGGILFAIELMLVEVSARTLVPVMIATGTAAFVSRLFLGDYPSFIISQHIINRTMHQSAGAYAAYVLLGLLAGGAGLLFTSSLYWTEARFERWIKNPYARHAAGMLGVGLVIYFMITFTGHYYVEGVGYATVQDILDGVITQPGFLLLLLLLKILTFSVTLGSGGSGGVFSPSLYVGAVLGGLYAVIANHLLPGIGISMTIAAALGMAGMVAASTGAAVTGAVMIFEMTSDYHIIIPLIIVASLAFGVRRLITRETIYTRKLIRRGHFIPEARHSNLYLMRPAGEFMETPLIRVKGNRTLADIAVLLHRGREIPHILVLEGTQPRAVLTAPRVRELLRHRQTSTPIENFASEDWFSVPVDCQIYDLVARFRATHQECALLCRIDPPLHHEDVIAIVTIEDVLAYTSLPMRLLRPHAAQ